GGCACGGCTCCAATCCGTTTCGCGTTTCCATTGCGGAGATCAACCGGCACACGCTAGCGTCCGATTCGCCCCAATGGAAACCACCTCGACGCAGTGCATTGTATCAACCAAGGTTCCCACTGTCCGCGCCGATCCTCGCAACGAATCAACTGGGCAGTAGCAAACCGCTGCGGGGCTCGGCGGTTTGCTTGCGCCGCGCCTTGATCCGCACATAGGGTGCGATATAGGTGGCTCGGTGAGCGAACGCCCCCGGTTCCGCATCGGCCTTGGTGTGCATCGGTTCGACAAGATCTTCGATCACCATCCCCGCGCGGCAGATTCCGCCAACGATCTGTTCCCAGCGATGCAGGTATTCGATCGCGCGATCCTCCCGCAACCGCTTGGCGGCATGCGTCTTCTCCGTCGCCGCAGGGATCGCTTGCTGCCGGTAATAGGTGTGCTGAACCGCATAATGTCCGCTAGCCGATGGGGACAGCGTCGACTGCAAACTTGTCGGTTGTTTGTGTTGGCTGATGTAGAGCGCGCCGGGCAGCAGCAACCGCGCGATCTCTTGAAAAACAGGAGCCACGTCGGGGACGTAACATGTGCTGACGGGATGGATGATCAGATCGAAACTGGCCGAATCCAACATCGGCAGATGCTGCATGTTCG
Above is a genomic segment from Rosistilla ulvae containing:
- a CDS encoding class I SAM-dependent methyltransferase, with the protein product MSNSDPQSRLTQNDHDAAIDHNRRAYDQMALAGEPLCRPATKAELSDPLGTVDRIGWLGKSIAGWRVLCLAAGGGRQSALYAKAGADVTVVDISGEMLELDRRAAQEHQLPIRTIQANMQHLPMLDSASFDLIIHPVSTCYVPDVAPVFQEIARLLLPGALYISQHKQPTSLQSTLSPSASGHYAVQHTYYRQQAIPAATEKTHAAKRLREDRAIEYLHRWEQIVGGICRAGMVIEDLVEPMHTKADAEPGAFAHRATYIAPYVRIKARRKQTAEPRSGLLLPS